ATTTCGTTGTAGAAAAATAGTTCGTCTCTGACTTTTTggataaagaacaaaattaagttttataaatatgtcctgctattttaagacatttataaGCACGAGAGACAATTTTGAGGAGCAGAACGAAGCAGAAGTTTCACTTTACTGGTAAGtgctttctttttatcatttggaatgctgttttgtattttaatatcactttagtttaaaaaattgattgtatgaaatcaacaaaaagagtttaaaagcttgaaacagatttaaaaacatatatttttctcctaatttcaattttattctcaatgaaaaaacaaacagcAAAAAGAGTTGCATTTtgaatagcttttgatttaatgatatgATTTTTTCGAATTAAAGATTCAATTTTAAGGGTTCTTGGGGCACATCTTACTTTAGAGTCAGACAATACATAACACCTGCAATTATCCCAACAATTGCATGCATTActaattaagattaattaatgCGTATTAAATAGCATGCTTACGGTAAAGTATtggttaaacatttaaatagtttgttagatttctttttattttataatttaacaattgaaaactATATAGGACCGAGTAGgaacaattatataattaaaatttttttaaaaaacaatttagggATTTGGTGTAGGGGAGTTATAAgccatttttttacatcaaacttTACCTTGGTGTTATTTCCAGATAGACAAAACGaaatcaacttaaaatatctgatttatttatttacatcggCCATGTCTTTAATGACAACTTACAACATAAATAAGTGCAATTATATGAAATTGAAGCATTCATCATATTTTTGCCAAATGAcatatgaatatataaaatCGGTGGTAGTTGAgtctaaaaaataactataaataaaaaataaaaaaagtaccttGTTTGAAAATTACTCAAATGATATATTTAGTGAATAtgaaaactgaaactttaagATAGAATCTGCTTTAAACGATATTTTGAATTtccatttttctctaaaaaatatcaataacatttacctaaattcaaatgtcaatttattttttgagaaaagattgagctagttttttaaacaaacgcACCATCTATTTTGTTCGTCGTCACATAAGCTGTCTTTAAGTATAAGCGTGGAACTTATGCAAAGCAAATGACTTCAACTCTAACACTAGTACTGAACATTGAGGTTTAGTTGTATAGATGTAGATGTTCAGATGAAATTGTTGGGATCTTAAACACCATTTCTGAGAAACTATATCAAGACCTTCATTGTTTGACCAGattggtttttttaaactaagaattttttatattttaatcattcacACATTTGCCACCTTTTAGAGTAAATCCAGGCAAAGGGCATTCCAGAATGCGGCATTTTTTAGAGAATGGATCATAGACTTCGTCACTTTCGCAATTACCCTCACTCATTCCAACTTTATCACCATCCTTTAAGTTGATGTCTAATAAAAGTCCAAAAGACATCGTTGGACTTTTAAACTCTGATTCTGAGTCATGACAAAACATACCAGTCATGTTGGTTACAAAATTACAAACCGCACAATGAACATTCCTGTACGCGACGTCATCCAAATAAATGGCCCCCATATATCTCTCACAGAGCATCTTAGTTTTTAAGTCCCGCCATCTCTTGCCACAAGAGGACACTAAATTAGGCCTGCAGCTTTTAACGGAATTTTTAATGCCAGGAGGGATCTTAAAAGTGATTGGTAAATATCTGAATTTCCAATCTGTTTTCGAATCCCAAGACCACAATCCCCATAGTCCCTTCTCTCTGATATACATCATGTTCTTCAGCACGAAATCCCTGTTTTCGGTGCAAACATCCATGTATTCACTGAGGGAAGAGCAGTCCATCATTACGTGCCACATTACAAGTGATCGGAGATCTTCACCGTTACAGATGGCGCAGAACAAAGATTTGAAGGTCTTCTGGGAACTGGGATTGGTAACAGGTATGTTGTTAAAAGGATCGCTCCAGTCCTTTGAAGTTTGTTCGCACCTCCTGCGAATATCTGAAGGACCGTTGTACCGTGAGGAGCACACATCGATCATGAAGACGCTGTCTCCTGACTTGCTGATGATTCTGCAAGTAGCAGACCGCTTGTAGTTGCTGCTGATGTTGAGGAAAGGTGAATCGATGCAGCAGGTGTCGTAAAGGACACAGATGCTGCTGCAGTCACAGTTGTGGTGGTCTGAGTTGTCCAGATCTCTGGGGATGGAACAGGTATCTTTGGGTGAGCATGATGCATTCCATTTTCTAATCTCATTGTAGTTGAATGCATTGGGCAGAGTCGCTGGAGCTAATATGGCTGATGCCAAGAATGATGCCAAAAATATGGCTGATGCTTGATATGAATGCATGAGCTAGCAATGATAACCCATTTCTTTGCCTTCTTTAATCTGTAAAAAGATACAAATAgtttgcttattaatttttgagatactttatttcttaaacgTTGAAGAGAGtggttcttttttgaaaacatgaTATTCGGCGCTCTGAAAAATTTCCGTGCGAtacatttttctctaaatttttcttttacgtattttgtctaaaataaattatcgacAAATATGACACTTATTCTTTTGTATGAAATGGGTTTAAAATGAATACTGTGGggagaaaatacaaaatatatgcaaattgTCCATTAGCTGCTATCAAGTAATCAATATCCGAtaacaaaatttagaataattggGAAGATAAtacgtaataataatttttaatgttataaatttaacataagAATGGCTACACAGCAACATCAATTTGACTAAAAGcgcatgtagtaaatggtgatgtTAACGTTACCTGTGTTTTCGCTTTGGCATGTTTCAGACTAAACTTTTTAAACCCCTATACATATATTCCGATATATAtgggtattttaaaaaatttaacgttttttCTATCTTACAAAATAGGTCTCAAATGAATGTTGAaaactattacaaaataaatcgcacaatttctttcaaatagtATCTCCATTATATAAAGTTTTCTAAAGTAGCCAATTCTTCAAGTTATTTTGGAGAGCGTTTTGGGAAAATAAATACCACGATTTCTATGCAGACAGTTAAGACGTATCTGCATGAACGTTTTGTGCTGTTATCTGGTGAAAATACTGTTAGGTATTaaactggaaataaaattaCGGAGGAGttcaatgtaattttctttctgaaaaagtttgttgtattactatatttttcagagacctgaattttaaataacaggTGATACTTAAAAATGTGTGTGCAgcataaaagaaagtaaattcataaatacgattaaaaaaactttgaaaaatattcaattaattaaacttaattagcattttttttagttattttataaaaatgataaaattaaatgttgagctatttttataatgtttttcttcacCTTTTAATCATCCCTTGACCTCAAATAACAACAACAGTTTTATGTTGAATTTGTTTAACAGTTATTTGATGATCAACagttatttgaacatttttaagtgCCATAAAACTGTTCAAAGGGTTACTCGAAACGAATTTCTaactcattttataatttttctttgtaattgaATACTCACACAAACGAGGGGTCAATACAATATtagttttacataattaattcgtaaaaaaaacttaaagcagAAGTTTCACTTTACTGGTNaaaatgataaaattaaatgttgagctatatgtataatgtttttcttcacCTTTTAATCATCTCTTGAGCTCAAATAACAACAACAGTTTTATGTGGAATTTGTTTAACAGTTATTTGATGATCAACagttatttgaacattttaaagtgCCATAAAACTGTTCAAAGGGTTACTCGAAACGAATTTCTaactcattttataatttttcttcgtaATTGAATACTCAGACAAACGAGGGGTAAAtctaattatagtttttacataattaatttgtaaaaaaaaacttaaaatcataaTCTTATgacttaaatcataaaattgtaTCAGATTTTATGGAATACAATGGACGCTGGGTTCGGAAGGATATTGCTCAAAGCTCTTCATCTGTTAAacgtaacatttattttttttactagcaAATCACAATATGAATAACATTCATCTTTCCGAATTTTAGAATCATTAAAGATACATTTCTTAGGCTCCTTATGTAATTTACCttactcagaaaaaaatatgataaaaatgtttaaaatattggtaaaatgTCATATCATTTCCTATTGATGTCGCTGaactttttcttgtaaattcagaattttctaTCACATTTCCGCTCTTGAACAAACATAACTCTCTCAAGGAAGTATCTACACCAATATAGTATTTCCTGCAACAGTTAGCTCCTATTTTCTTGCAGTCTTACAATAATATATGTTTCTATTTCaaagaaagcaatttttcagcttatgcatatataaaaaaaaaacaattcagaaCTAGATGACACTTGAAGCTTTGCAAAATTTAACTATCAAACATGAGATCTAAAtcttaagattattatttatgaaataaccAAAGAATTTCAATcttcactttaaataatttctgaaatatttaatactcttttatttgttaacatgcaaaaaattgctgatgaactttatttataattactttattaatataagaactaaaaataactaactaaagaattaaaagtactatattataatgaactttatttatCGGGGTACCACCTGAAAAAGGTCATACTATTAAGAGTTCCATTGTCACAAAAAATGGGACAAGAAAGTTACTAACTAAAAGTTACTGAAGTAGCTACTAAAGAAGCTGTAACCTGGAAGTTACGctgatttatttgatataaataaggggatataaaataaagcccatttttaataatcagtAACActgtttaaatgttatttatcagGATTTAAAATTAACGCAATGTTCACCTTATTTTGAGCGCATCTATACCACATTGATCatcagaagaatttttttaaaagttagcaACATAATCGGACATTGGCAACAGAAATATGATTATATTTCTGATGTAAATGCAATATCATCGGCATTTCAACAGGCAATCAGCTTACTCATCAATGttagtaaaattacaaaaattaggaAACGATGTCCTAAGAGTTACGCTGATTTAttcgacaaaaataaaatataaaataaagcacatttttaatttgtagtctataattcgaataaaaagtaacaccttttgaatgttatttatcTAGGTTTAGAATTAAACTTTGCCTACGCCTACACAACATTAATCATTGGAAGATTATTTAAAGTTGGCAAAACATAATCGGATATTGGCAAGCGAACTATTATATTTCCGCTTAAAATGCAATAGCACCAGCATTACAACACACAATCAGCTTACTCATctacatttacaaaattacgAGTTAACAATGAAACAAGAAAATCCATATCTTAcctttcaaaacaatttgttcTTTCTCAATTGGGAATTTCTCGTTGACTAAATACAAATCCACGTAATCGGATTTCGTGCTTTTCTCTCATCCTGTTTACATCCTATACATCCTCACTTTCTTTCTGTTATCTGCATTttatggataaaaatatttttgggagaaaaataaaatccgtttcGCTACATTATTCTTTATTGTCGCGTGGCCACCATCGAATGCGCCATGGAGCATGACGGCCAACAAGGTCAAACTATTTTCCTCTGTTTTGATTCCtctaatttatgtatttcatcATAGATTTTAAAGGAAAGTACAATGAATAATGATTTACATACATTACACACCCACCCATTCCCCTTCCATGTAACAACTTGTCAATTTACACGTACgggtaaataaacaaatcacaCTGCGAACAATAGTGTTTattcatttaacatttaaattacttcCAATATATTCTAAGCctatttcgaattattttaactaattttttggcTAGATAATTAATGATTATGATTCTCAGGGGCATCAGGGTCACGGGAGGTCGTTGTGACCTCCCAAAGATTTTCACTATTCTGCTAATTTGGTCATTTGGCATATTTACGAAATCTTATtttctctctcattttttttttggaaaacacAACTAAGATTAGTAGAtattacacttttatttaaatttttattaattttttttaaaatagcgataaaagaaataatccaTCTGTATCATATTAGGCATTCATTTTACAATTCTCATATTTTCCTTAACCCCATGACATATCATTGAAATGATATGTCAATGATACATATCCTTGACATATTCCTGACATATCATTGAAATGCTCTTTGATTGCActgtaaacaacaacaactgcaACTGcgacagagatgccaactgcttcCGACATCAGTATCCGTCAGTTTCAATTGTCCAGCAATATGTTTGAGGgtctattttttcccctttttcttttaaattttctttggatGTAACTTTCCTAGCTAAAGTTAGGATCACTTTGTTTGTAAATTCATCTAAACTACCTTAAGCATGcgtgaaaaatggaaaaaaaatatagctcagaataaatattgttttaataatcacaCTTTCATTTCAAAAGAGATTTCAAATGTGCTAATAAATTAGTGCTAACTTTTAAGTAACTgacacaaacaaaaaaacacgcttttttcaaataaacatacTCCTTTTTACGActaatttggatttttaaccATCAAAATATGGGAAGCAatcgcaatctggaaaatatggggTCTCTTTTTAGTCAGGAGACAGGCTGAAAGTTTGAatcccttaatgctaattttacgaATTGTTTTTTTGGTCATATCTCTAAAACAAATTGCGTCCATTTTTGCACCTACTTATAAATCTTATATACCCTAAGatagtttcatgaaaaaattaattattggaaattatttattattattttttaataattgaagaaCAAATAgaattgtaaggcatacaaAATTTTCcatcgtttatttattttatataaacgaattttataaatttgatcgaaattatcttttaatcgcTTAAAAGCTTCCCGAGATAAGGCGAAATACTCAAAATGTGAGATTAGCAGCATTAAGAAGTTAAACTTTCTGACCGCGCTTTGAACTAAACTATTGGGagaatattttccagattgcggctatctctcatattttaatagttaagaaTCCAAATCCGAGGAAGAAAAGGATTGTTCagggaaagtacgtttttgtatcggattctgtaatataattaatagataGTACTATTAATtcgcatatttgaggtcattttTCGAAAGCATCAGGATTAACACGTATTGTTAGTTCGTGGAAATCCGATCattgaaacaaaagttatttagggtaatcatattatttttacgcAGCGCACTgtactaattttattacttttacaatttcggctgtttgaaatattctatttaagcAATGTCAATATGGAAGATCAGGCATAATAAGCTATTCCTAAAACTTGTACACACCGTATTTTTCGAATACCATAGTTTATACTCATTACCCATTTCacgtaatttgttttttcaaattttctaactGGCATTAAAAGGTCGATGCCAATCGGATTTTCGGCGATCGATGTTCAAGTCCATAATCTTCTAtagctcgttcaccaggagttgacaCTTGCCTCCGCCTACATtcacgtggtatccgacgatactatttcgctatttttgggagaaggatgtgaagAATCCTTAAAAAGGTTGCTATATggcgatcgtatgacaaaaatatttatttagcaaactttatgagcatttttttaacattaaatattacataaatttgataatatttgtctcttttgagtgaatagtatGTCCTTTTTGGGATATTttgctgcaatatatttaattagccaGAGTAAGGAAAGTATAATAGCTGATGATAAAgtgaagtaagtgactgaaaaagaatgaactgtttgcgtttggcgcgcattaagggttgtctcaatttcaagcgcggAGACGTTTCTGATCTTACTCCTGTGCTGAAAAGAACTCTTCGTCTGAGGAAGTGGGACCAattgccaactcctggtgaatgAATTCACACAGGACACCAGGGAACTATCGGATTAAAAACTGAACCTTCGTGCAggatttttgaatgaaattatactgcatttgtgttacacgTGGAAGAAAACCATAAAACCGTCCcactaaatacaatttttttaaatatgttattataattctttagtatttttgttgctttttaaaGCTCATAATATGCtcatgaaaaatactttaaggGTATCGCGGTGACTCCAAaccttaaatataaaacaaaaaacaatgtacatacaaagtttataaaaaatcttatt
The Parasteatoda tepidariorum isolate YZ-2023 chromosome 9, CAS_Ptep_4.0, whole genome shotgun sequence genome window above contains:
- the LOC107455221 gene encoding uncharacterized protein → MHSYQASAIFLASFLASAILAPATLPNAFNYNEIRKWNASCSPKDTCSIPRDLDNSDHHNCDCSSICVLYDTCCIDSPFLNISSNYKRSATCRIISKSGDSVFMIDVCSSRYNGPSDIRRRCEQTSKDWSDPFNNIPVTNPSSQKTFKSLFCAICNGEDLRSLVMWHVMMDCSSLSEYMDVCTENRDFVLKNMMYIREKGLWGLWSWDSKTDWKFRYLPITFKIPPGIKNSVKSCRPNLVSSCGKRWRDLKTKMLCERYMGAIYLDDVAYRNVHCAVCNFVTNMTGMFCHDSESEFKSPTMSFGLLLDINLKDGDKVGMSEGNCESDEVYDPFSKKCRILECPLPGFTLKGGKCVND